In Colletotrichum destructivum chromosome 8, complete sequence, the following proteins share a genomic window:
- a CDS encoding Putative ankyrin repeat-containing domain superfamily translates to MAPRSQWRCLVLMALLASAQAAGGLDDFSNNLFSDLAPLLALFGERVTMQFMSQSLGWADCIALAMAPLGVITIIVSAIRVGGPMRLKAIIGRAKENTSVAEMELMSSTSREVCEMYNGESIVRCQGSAPVWEYICLVPQSTKAADSEGANSTESMPKFVFKTLKQAVAAGLLSPERQAQGSDDNENHRTSGEVPTESPEAPVASVQNEEIPPVARSTAFQRNLSRIRPWFRRGKGPLSRSPEVSLEMGSIHQQTNAPHPNNDSVQRLSGPRAEEDEVFQETSHEGPEESPGADFEEESHRDSRSSSYFHSEEDSDGDSDEASQQNPDEAFHQNPNSIIVVRNTGLEAPNISLNLSMSHSRTSIRWVATMGVLLQLCVVTFFGVITFGPSYIRDDFEKDDKAALTHAFPLAAGGTMLLVTGLLLCAHVVESSTNEQRYKPSSDYRIQIYWLQQGQTVNDQIFESFATFPSSPRTSIITSRRGKDFEKEKDIKTLQFKTTIGVFISLAGFITQFVGLRAMNAAASLAQLGAVGIMTVARAMVRPGFASSFEKVKILPGYEIDWLAWKLIKELCSQKTHDTSETQNETTNPRPLDLGQPENNEFGSSSKSSKYTQTEFRHSPGSWGIVTGKNSEYHPFKPSKDLPGPMRQSSTLADVRRELSKLANFRTDSSNVALNLAIAMEKILTVFFPGGTGTTNCDSFLWDVKTFYEGITPNVESNETMRFQLKMVYNTELSSWKVMADDLDAVLSLWIYTINERNIKHETTQVAEDFEHLNSENDSWLRNKTHPASLRILRSVDDKMRMKLFRDLRAWAPKACRSMFYATEDIPSTTGIFQKNHFAKAFNQSRVVGFNPLSQTTSESQLAERQFQIDISSLADAWYSPRAQSGHWVIETQETLDVLYAKDLLFHFLSSAAKTLQTPLRGRTVITTPLKDITWRKVFLHYQAAGASKNECLDEIIESIISLGLGLEHEVTLGVVLTLSFEDKLPVQYSIFESLRDQKIEARKERNWGRPHMAVYHLRGRHHERPQSLFSQHLFAFLIDHAEDIEVEYSSTCVEGRDDRTLHLHQTVLLEYLRALRHRGLFDQLKRLYEFQRRNMRFLKDLETQIFNTSFGAAVESSVINKRLPSSSRTESSESLDHAFSHSSFTPLHREAMKPDGKPELYRNFIHWINQPDTFGLMPLYHALRTGNHDMVKYLVRHGADVEAKNFRGYTALHFACGFGDEYSVALIRRAGAKFDVQGSDGAFPLHVAAAEGNHKYLAFLNHGKLGNWGNSFDLWKAKDFHGRLPVHWAVMAGNTQLFSRDNANTPLTRYVNEADNYGWTALHLAVIHSKNDIVRELCSENWHEAFCVDKEKTDAKGLTAFQLAGVKGNSEAADILRDAGARTEF, encoded by the exons ATGGCACCTCGTTCGCAATGGAGATGTCTCGTCCTCATGGCACTTCTGGCTTCGGCGCAGGCTGCCGGTGGGTTGGATGATTTCTCAAACAATCTCTTCTCCGATCTTGCTCC TCTACTAGCGCTTTTCGGTGAGCGCGTGACGATGCAGTTCATGAGCCAGTCTCTCGGATGGGCAGATTGCATCGCGCTGGCGATGGCCCCCTTGGGcgtcatcaccatcatcgtgAGCGCGATCCGCGTGGGAGGGCCTATGCGtctcaaggccatcatcggccgcGCGAAGGAGAACACTTCGGTCGCCGAGATGGAACTCATGTCTTCGACTTCACGCGAAGTGTGCGAGATGTACAACGGGGAGAGCATCGTGCGATGCCAGGGATCGGCCCCAGTATGGGAGTACATCTGTCTTGTTCCTCAGTCTACAAAGGCGGCAGACTCGGAGGGCGCCAACAGCACAGAGTCGATGCCCAAGTTCGTATTCAAAACACTGAAGCAAGCAGTGGCGGCTGGACTCCTTTCACCAGAGCGTCAGGCTCAAG GGTCCGACGACAACGAAAACCACAGAACCAGTGGAGAAGTTCCTACCGAATCTCCCGAGGCGCCGGTTGCGTCTGTTCAGAACGAGGAAATACCTCCAGTCGCAAGGTCAACTGCGTTTCAACGGAACCTGAGTCGAATTCGTCCCTGGTTCCGTCGAGGCAAAG GCCCATTGTCAAGATCACCCGAGGTCTCCCTGGAAATGGGAAGTATTCATCAACAAACCAATGCCCCGCACCCAAACAATGATAGCGTCCAACGTCTGTCGGGACCTCGTgcagaagaggacgaggttTTCCAAGAGACATCTCATGAGGGGCCTGAGGAGTCGCCTGGTGCTGATTTCGAAGAGGAATCTCATCGGGATTCTCGAAGCTCGTCTTATTTTCACTCTGAAGAGGATTCTGACGGAGACTCTGACGAGGCGTCTCAACAGAATCCTGACGAAGCATTCCACCAAAACCCCAATTCCATAATCGTCGTCCGCAATACAGGTCTCGAAGCACCCAACATATCTTTGAACCTGTCCATGAGTCACAGCCGTACATCCATTCGGTGGGTCGCAACCATGGGAGTTCTGCTTCAGTTGTGTGTTGTGACTTTCTTCGGAGTCATCACCTTTGGGCCCTCATACATACGAGACGATTTCGAAAAGGACGATAAGGCTGCACTCACCCACGCTTTCCcgcttgccgccggcggaaCTATGCTACTGGTCACAGGACTACTGTTGTGTGCTCATGTGGTGGAGAGTAGCACAAATGAGCAGCGGTACAAACCCAGTTCGGATTATCGAATCCAGATCTACTGGCTACAGCAAGGACAAACCGTCAATGATCAAATCTTTGAGTCGTTTGCTACCTTTCCGTCTTCACCTCGTACTTCGATTATTACCTCACGCCGTGGAAAGGACTTtgagaaggagaaagacaTCAAAACGCTTCAATTCAAAACAACCATCGGTGTTTTTATCAGTCTTGCCGGGTTCATAACTCAGTTCGTTGGCCTCAGGGCAATGAACGCAGCAGCATCATTGGCACAGCTTGGTGCTGTCGGCATTATGACTGTGGCTAGGGCAATGGTCCGACCTGGGTTCGCAAGCTCTTTCGAGAAGGTGAAAATCCTCCCGGGATACGAGATTGACTGGTTGGCTTGGAAACTTATCAAGGAGCTATGCTCTCAGAAAACTCACGACACCTCCGAAACTCAGAACGAAACCACTAATCCTCGGCCTCTGGATCTTGGCCAACCAGAAAACAACGAGTTCGGGTCATCGTCAAAGTCCAGCAAATACACGCAGACGGAGTTCCGCCATAGTCCTGGATCTTGGGGCATCGTTACTGGCAAGAACTCCGAGTACCATCCTTTCAAGCCATCCAAAGATCTTCCTGGGCCAATGAGACAGTCTTCAACGCTGGCTGATGTCCGACGAGAACTGTCCAAACTCGCCAACTTTCGGACAGATTCATCCAATGTGGCTTTGAATCTTGCAATAGCCATGGAGAAAATCTTGACAGTCTTCTTCCCCGGAGGTACTGGTACGACAAATTGCGACTCGTTTCTGTGGGACGTAAAAACCTTTTACGAAGGTATAACGCCAAATGTAGAGTCCAATGAAACTATGAGATTTCAACTCAAGATGGTGTATAATACTGAGTTGTCATCGTGGAAAGTCATGGCGGATGATCTGGACGCGGTGTTGTCCCTTTGGATCTACACTATCAATGAAAGGAACATAAAACACGAGACCacccaggtcgccgaggattTCGAGCACCTCAATTCCGAAAATGACAGTTGGCTGCGAAACAAGACACACCCCGCCAGCTTGAGGATTCTGCGCTCTGTGGACGACAAGATGAGAATGAAACTATTTCGAGATTTGCGAGCCTGGGCCCCAAAAGCTTGTCGGTCGATGTTTTACGCGACGGAAGACATACCTTCAACCACCGGTATTTTTCAAAAGAACCATTTCGCAAAAGCATTCAACCAAAGCAGGGTGGTCGGGTTTAACCCTCTATCACAGACGACCTCCGAAAGCCAATTGGCCGAGCGACAGTTTCAAATTGACATAAGTTCTTTAGCCGATGCTTGGTATTCACCTCGGGCTCAGAGCGGGCACTGGGTTATCGAGACGCAAGAGACTCTCGATGTTCTTTACGCCAAGGATCTTCTCTTTCACTTTCTTTCCTCCGCGGCAAAAACACTTCAAACCCCACTGAGGGGTCGAACCGTGATCACCACCCCCCTGAAAGACATTACATGGCGGAAAGTGTTCCTTCACTACCAGGCTGCTGGCGCTTCCAAGAACGAATGCCTTGATGAAATTATAGAATCTATCATCAGTCTTGGACTGGGTCTCGAACACGAAGTTACTTTGGGTGTCGTCCTGACGCTCAGTTTTGAGGACAAGCTACCAGTACAATACTCGATCTTCGAATCGTTGCGCGATCAGAAAATTGAAGCCCGGAAGGAGCGGAACTGGGGGCGACCGCACATGGCAGTTTATCatcttcgaggtcgtcaccACGAAAGGCCGCAAAGCCTCTTTTCTCAACATTTGTTTGCGTTTCTTATAGACCATGCTGAAGACATAGAAGTTGAGTACTCTTCAACGTGCGTTGAGGGTCGAGACGACCGCactctccatcttcatcagACGGTTTTGTTAGAGTATTTGCGAGCCTTGAGACATCGCGGATTATTTGACCAGCTGAAGAGACTTTATGAGTTTCAAAGACGGAACATGAGATTTCTCAAAGATCTCGAAACCCAGATATTCAACACATCGTTCGGTGCAGCCGTTGAATCTTCTGTCATTAACAAGCGATTGCCTAGTTCCAGTCGAACGGAATCTTCGGAGTCATTGGATCACGCCTTCTCTCACAGCAGTTTCACGCCTCTGCATCGAGAAGCGATGAAACCAGATGGGAAACCAGAGCTATACAGGAATTTCATCCATTGGATAAATCAGCCGGACACTTTTGGTTTGATGCCTCTCTATCATGCTCTCAGAACAGGAAACCATGACATGGTTAAATACCTCGTCAGGCATGGTGCGGATGTTGAGGCAAAGAACTTCCGAGGATATACAGCACTTCATTTTGCTTGTGGTTTCGGGGATGAGTATAGCGTTGCGTTGATTCGGAGGGCTGGCGCAAAGTTTGACGTCCAGGGTTCTGACGGAGCGTTCCCATTGCATGTTGCTGCAGCAGAAGGCAACCACAAATATCTTGCTTTTCTCAACCATGGCAAACTAGGGAACTGGGGTAATTCATTCGATTTATGGAAGGCAAAAGACTTCCATGGTCGACTACCTGTGCACTGGGCTGTCATGGCAGGAAACACTCAACTTTTCAGCAGGGACAACGCTAACACACCCCTGACTCGATATGTCAATGAAGCAGACAACTACGGCTGGACAGCTTTACACCTAGCTGTTATACACAGCAAAAACGACATCGTCAGAGAGCTCTGTTCCGAGAACTGGCACGAAGCATTCTGTGTAGACAAAGAGAAGACAGATGCAAAGGGGCTCACAGCCTTCCAGTTGGCTGGGGTAAAAGGGAACTCAGAGGCAGCTGACATACTTCGAGATGCAGGCGCTAGAACTGAGTTCTAG
- a CDS encoding Putative FAD-binding domain, FAD/NAD(P)-binding domain superfamily: MFRWLNSWFSPRANPPSAGESSANPEHTRSSVQLDIIVVGAGLSGLATAVAAALSGHRVTVFESARELLEVGAGLQVTPNSTRILQKWGLPDRLWKSASEPTELVVHRYSGQVLAKEENFDKTMRARYQAPFIDLHRVDLQLSLYERARDLGVRFRLGEKVQDIDFDAPELTTQSGTRARADLIVAADGLWSRSRACYLKKEDPPLATGDLAYRVVLDADEIEDPELREWMSKPKVHFWIGPGAHCVGYSMRAEKMYNIVLLVPDDLPQGVSRQAGSVEEMKARFRGWDPILGKLLGAVDNVEKWKLMHREELSSWVNDKSNFVFVGDACHPMLPYLAQGANSAVEDGAVLGLVLGHLTSKSQLPAALRLYEKLRKARGESIVRETFKQRHDFHMEDGPEQEARDRVFLSQLGKELKGPFPSRWTCPEVQPWLYGYDAYKEVEEAMKSDPFDKSG; this comes from the exons ATGTTTCGGTGGCTCAACTCTTGGTTCTCTCCCCGGGCAAACCCGCCTTCAGCGGGTGAGAGTTCGGCG AACCCAGAACACACCAGATCGTCCGTCCAGCTAGACATCATTGTCGTGGGCGCAGGCCTGAGTGGCCTGGCCACCGCAGTGGCAGCCGCACTATCCGGACACCGAGTGACGGTGTTCGAATCAGCCCgggagcttctcgag GTCGGCGCGGGGCTCCAAGTGACGCCTAACTCGACGCGCATCCTCCAGAAATGGGGCCTGCCGGACCGCCTCTGGAAATCCGCGTCGGAGCCGACGGAGCTGGTCGTCCACCGGTACTCGGGCCAGgtcctcgccaaggaggagaacTTTGACAAGACCATGCGGGCCCGGTACCAGGCGCCCTTCATCGACCTGCACCGCGTCGACCTGCAGCTCTCGCTCTACGAGCGCGCCCGGGACCTCGGCGTGCGCTTCCGGCTCGGCGAGAAGGTCCAGGACATCGACTTCGACGCCCCCGAGCTGACGACGCAGTCCGGCACCCGGGCGCGGGCGGACCTGATCGTCGCGGCGGACGGGCTGTGGTCGCGGTCGCGCGCGTGTTAcctgaagaaggaggacCCGCCGCTGGCGACGGGCGACCTGGCGTACCGCGTCGTgctggacgccgacgagatcgaggaCCCGGAGCTGAGGGAGTGGATGTCGAAGCCCAAGGTGCACTTCTGGATCGGCCCCGGCGCGCACTGCGTGGGGTACTCGATGCGGGCCGAGAAAATGTACAACATcgtgctgctggtgccggATGATCTGCCGCAGGGGGTGAGCCGCCAGGCGGGCAGcgtcgaggagatgaaggcgCGGTTCCGGGGCTGGGATCCCATCCTCGGGAAGCTCCTCGGCGCGGTGGACAACGTCGAGAAGTGGAAGCTGATGCACC GAGAGGAGTTGAGTTCTTGGGTCAACGACAAGTCCAACTTTGTCTTTGT AGGAGACGCGTGCCACCCGATGCTGCCCTACCTCGCGCAAGGGGCCAACTCGGCCGTGGAAGACGGTGCCGTGCTGGGCCTCGTGCTCGGCCATCTCACGTCCAAGTCGCAGCTACCCGCGGCTCTGCGGCTGTACGAGAAGCTGCGAAAGGCGAGGGGGGAATCCATCGTGAGAGAGACGTTTAAGCAG CGACACGACTTCCATATGGAGGACGGCCccgagcaggaggccagAGACCGGGTGTTTCTGTCGCAGCTGGgcaaggagctcaagggGCCGTTCCCCAGTCGGTGGACGTGCCCCGAGGTGCAGCCGTGGCTGTACGGGTATGATGCGTAcaaggaggtggaggaggcgatGAAGAGCGATCCCTTTGACAAGTCCGGCTGA
- a CDS encoding Putative fumarylacetoacetase-like protein, producing MASDSSTPFSRLVRFVPRSDPSKILIGEPESATVDVGIAVRNGEEVKVVVWSGSSVLKPGSKTDQRAVIDRILSPVSAEEVGTIRCIGLNYVQHTKEVGVALPDVPTVFLKPSTALGDPWPAPTVLPLLTQADDCGDYESELAVVLGKTAKNVSEAKAMDYVLGYTACNDVSSRTYQLNQSQWCFAKGFDGSCPLGPTLVSKDLIPDPSKLKMRGLWNGDVLQESGIDDLIFSVPKIISFLSQSTTLPAGTVIITGTPAGVGLGRKPKVTLKDGDEFKVEILPHIGTLVNVFQNEGVTAVGQ from the exons ATGGCTTCGGACTCATCAACACCCTTCTCTC GCCTCGTGCGGTTCGTCCCGCGATCCGACCCGAGCAAGATCCTCATCGGTGAGCCCGAGTCGGCCActgtcgacgtcggcatcgcggtgcgcaacggcgaggaggtcaaggtcgTGGTGTGGTCCGGGTCCAGCGTCCTCAAGCCGGGCTCCAAGACGGATCAGCGGGCCGTCATCGACCGCATCCTCTCGCCCGTCtctgccgaggaggtcgggACCATCCGATGCATCGGTCTAAAC TACGTCCAGCACACGAAGGAGGTGGGCGTCGCCCTGCCCGACGTGCCCACCGTCTTCCT GAAGCCGAGCACCGCGCTGGGCGACCCGTGGCCGGCGCCCACCGTCCTCCCGCTCCTCACGCAGGCCGACGACTGCGGCGACTACGAGtccgagctcgccgtcgtgctgggcaagacggccaagaaCGTGTCCGAGGCGAAGGCCATGGACTACGTCCTGGGCTACACCGCCTGCAACGACGTGTCCAGCCGGACGTACCAGCTGAATCAGTCGCAGTGGTGTTTCGCCAAGGGGTTCGACGGGTCGTGTCCGTTGG GCCCGACTCTCGTGTCCAAGGACCTCATCCCAGACCCAAGCAAGTTGAAAATGCGCGGGCTTTGGAACGGTGACGTTCTCCAGGAGAGCGGTATCGA CGATCTCATCTTCAGCGTCCCAAAGATCATCAGCTTCTTGTCGCAGAGCACGACCctgcccgccggcaccgtcatcatcaccggcACGCCCGCCGGCGTGGGGCTGGGCCGCAAGCCCAAGGTGACGCtgaaggacggcgacgagttCAAGGTCGAGATCCTGCCTCACATCGGCACGCTCGTCAACGTCTTCCAGAACGAGGGTGTGACTGCCGTCGGGCAGTGA